From one Salvelinus sp. IW2-2015 linkage group LG11, ASM291031v2, whole genome shotgun sequence genomic stretch:
- the LOC111970189 gene encoding tetraspanin-31 isoform X2, which translates to MVCGGFTCSKNALCSLNVVYMLVGLLLIGVAAWGKGFGIVSSIHIIGGVIAVGVFLLLISIVGLIGALNHHQVMLFFYMVILFLVFLFQFGVSCSCLAINKGQQVKLLSGTWALMSNDTRLGVESKLNCCGLLNNNQSKEQFNEDVKLCNAPCKHARICFTCGDLMLQHAAEALKILGAVGLFFSFTEILGVWLAARYRNQKDPRANPSAFL; encoded by the exons ATGGTTTGTGGGGGATTTACGTGTTCTAAAAATGCTCTTTGTTCACTCAACGTGGTGTACATG TTGGTTGGTCTGCTGCTGATCGGCGTGGCAGCGTGGGGGAAAGGCTTCGGCATCGTGTCCAGCATCCACATCATCGGCGGGGTCATCGCTGTGGGCGTCTTCCTACTGCTTATCTCCATCGTGGGTCTCATTGGAGCCCTCAACCACCACCAAGTCATGCTCTTCTTC TACATGGTCATTCTGTTCCTGGTGTTTCTTTTCCAGTTTGGTGTGTCCTGCTCCTGCCTGGCTATTAACAAGggacagcag GTGAAGCTGTTGAGTGGTACCTGGGCGTTGATGAGCAACGACACGCGTCTGGGCGTGGAGAGCAAGTTGAACTGCTGTGGGCTGCTGAACAACAACCAGAGCAAGGAGCAGTTCAACGAGGACGTGAAACTCTGCAATGCG CCCTGTAAGCATGCCaggatctgtttcacctgtgggGACTTGATGCTGCAGCACGCTGCAGAGGCTCTGAAAATCCTGGGTGCAGTAGGACTCTTCTTCAGCTTCACAGAG ATCTTGGGTGTGTGGCTGGCTGCACGTTACAGGAACCAGAAGGATCCAAGAGCCAACCCCAGTGCATTCCTATAA
- the LOC111970189 gene encoding tetraspanin-31 isoform X1 produces the protein MVCGGFTCSKNALCSLNVVYMLVGLLLIGVAAWGKGFGIVSSIHIIGGVIAVGVFLLLISIVGLIGALNHHQVMLFFYMVILFLVFLFQFGVSCSCLAINKGQQVKLLSGTWALMSNDTRLGVESKLNCCGLLNNNQSKEQFNEDVKLCNAPCKHARICFTCGDLMLQHAAEALKILGAVGLFFSFTECIFSRRKGTTPVKPITQLHKILGVWLAARYRNQKDPRANPSAFL, from the exons ATGGTTTGTGGGGGATTTACGTGTTCTAAAAATGCTCTTTGTTCACTCAACGTGGTGTACATG TTGGTTGGTCTGCTGCTGATCGGCGTGGCAGCGTGGGGGAAAGGCTTCGGCATCGTGTCCAGCATCCACATCATCGGCGGGGTCATCGCTGTGGGCGTCTTCCTACTGCTTATCTCCATCGTGGGTCTCATTGGAGCCCTCAACCACCACCAAGTCATGCTCTTCTTC TACATGGTCATTCTGTTCCTGGTGTTTCTTTTCCAGTTTGGTGTGTCCTGCTCCTGCCTGGCTATTAACAAGggacagcag GTGAAGCTGTTGAGTGGTACCTGGGCGTTGATGAGCAACGACACGCGTCTGGGCGTGGAGAGCAAGTTGAACTGCTGTGGGCTGCTGAACAACAACCAGAGCAAGGAGCAGTTCAACGAGGACGTGAAACTCTGCAATGCG CCCTGTAAGCATGCCaggatctgtttcacctgtgggGACTTGATGCTGCAGCACGCTGCAGAGGCTCTGAAAATCCTGGGTGCAGTAGGACTCTTCTTCAGCTTCACAGAG tgtatattcagcaggcgcaagggaaccacgcctgtAAAGCCCATTACGCARCTGCATAAG ATCTTGGGTGTGTGGCTGGCTGCACGTTACAGGAACCAGAAGGATCCAAGAGCCAACCCCAGTGCATTCCTATAA
- the LOC111970189 gene encoding tetraspanin-31 isoform X3 codes for MSHHSLSFLLHLFQLLFSILCPITLCLSYCTLLSIYGRVVVPCLLPAPTEMAASRSRVKLLSGTWALMSNDTRLGVESKLNCCGLLNNNQSKEQFNEDVKLCNAPCKHARICFTCGDLMLQHAAEALKILGAVGLFFSFTECIFSRRKGTTPVKPITQLHKILGVWLAARYRNQKDPRANPSAFL; via the exons ATGTCCcatcactctctgtctttcttatTGCACCTCTTCCAGCTCCTGTTTTCTATCTTATGTCCcatcactctctgtctttcttatTGCACACTACTCTCTATATATGGACGTGTGGTTGTCCCTTgcctacttccggcgccgacagagatggccgcttCGCGTTCCCGA GTGAAGCTGTTGAGTGGTACCTGGGCGTTGATGAGCAACGACACGCGTCTGGGCGTGGAGAGCAAGTTGAACTGCTGTGGGCTGCTGAACAACAACCAGAGCAAGGAGCAGTTCAACGAGGACGTGAAACTCTGCAATGCG CCCTGTAAGCATGCCaggatctgtttcacctgtgggGACTTGATGCTGCAGCACGCTGCAGAGGCTCTGAAAATCCTGGGTGCAGTAGGACTCTTCTTCAGCTTCACAGAG tgtatattcagcaggcgcaagggaaccacgcctgtAAAGCCCATTACGCARCTGCATAAG ATCTTGGGTGTGTGGCTGGCTGCACGTTACAGGAACCAGAAGGATCCAAGAGCCAACCCCAGTGCATTCCTATAA